Proteins from a genomic interval of uncultured Desulfuromusa sp.:
- a CDS encoding bifunctional aconitate hydratase 2/2-methylisocitrate dehydratase, giving the protein MIEAYLKLEEERKAQGIPALPLNPEQTAGLCDLLQSPPAGKEDFLMNLLTERVSPGVDPAAEVKAAFLAEIAAGTKSSPLINKVKAVQILGTMIGGYNVQPLISALGVEELADTAAAALSEMTYVYDAAEQVIELAKSNAAAKKVVESWANAEWFTSKPQMAETYTVKVFKVEGEINTDDFSPAGDAWSRPDIPLHALAMGKTRFPGGIQEIAKWREEGHRVAFVGDVVGTGSSRKSACNSVLWCIGDDIPAVPNKRRGGIIIGGVIAPIFFNTAQDSGALPLKMDVTKMNMGDVITINTAKGEVTNEAGEVISTFEIKPVTVPDEFRAGGRIPLIIGRSLTDQAREALGMSASEIFVPAENPTPKANQGYTQAQKMVGRACGVEGVLPGSACEPLMTTVGSQDTTGPMTADEIKELACLKFKSPMFMQSFCHTAAYPKPADVLMHNTLPKFISDRAGVPLNPGDGVIHSWLNRLLVPDTVGTGGDSHTRFPIGISFPAGSGLIAFAGALGFMPLDMPESVLVRFKGEFNEGITLRDAVNAIPLWAIKQGLMTVPKKNKINIFNGKILEMEGLPNLSVEQAFELTDAAAERSAAAGCIKLSEESVCTYLRSNVALMEKMIADGYQDAQTLRNRIDAVNEWMKDPKLIEADANAEYAAVIEIDLAEITEPILACPNDPDDVKVLSEIQGTEIKDIFIGSCMTNIGHFRAAAKIWEGHKFNPNDRIWICPPTRMDQSKLKSESYFAIFNQVGARIETPGCSLCMGNQARVPDGVNMYSTSTRNFDDRIGNGAQVYLGSAELGAVTALKGQLPTPAEYLATYKEKIAPVKDEVYDYLQFDDLGDFDAVYKRCDI; this is encoded by the coding sequence ATGATCGAAGCTTATCTTAAACTGGAAGAAGAGCGGAAAGCACAAGGAATTCCAGCATTACCGTTGAACCCTGAGCAGACGGCAGGTCTATGTGATTTACTACAGAGTCCTCCTGCTGGTAAGGAAGATTTTCTGATGAATTTGCTTACAGAGCGAGTATCACCAGGGGTTGATCCGGCAGCTGAAGTCAAAGCGGCATTTTTGGCGGAAATTGCTGCTGGTACCAAATCTTCACCTCTCATAAATAAAGTTAAGGCCGTACAGATTTTAGGCACCATGATTGGTGGATACAATGTTCAGCCTTTAATCTCTGCTTTAGGCGTGGAAGAGCTTGCTGATACCGCTGCAGCTGCCCTGTCAGAAATGACCTATGTCTATGATGCTGCTGAGCAGGTTATTGAATTGGCTAAAAGCAACGCCGCAGCAAAGAAAGTCGTTGAAAGCTGGGCTAACGCCGAGTGGTTTACCTCAAAACCACAAATGGCTGAAACTTATACCGTTAAGGTTTTTAAAGTCGAAGGTGAAATCAACACGGATGATTTCTCTCCTGCGGGTGACGCATGGAGCCGTCCGGATATTCCACTTCATGCTCTTGCGATGGGTAAAACCCGTTTCCCTGGCGGTATCCAAGAAATAGCAAAATGGCGCGAAGAAGGTCATCGGGTGGCTTTTGTCGGTGACGTTGTTGGTACGGGTTCTTCCCGTAAATCGGCTTGTAATAGTGTGCTTTGGTGTATTGGTGACGATATTCCAGCAGTACCGAACAAACGTCGTGGTGGTATTATTATCGGCGGTGTTATTGCTCCAATCTTCTTTAATACTGCTCAGGATTCCGGTGCTCTGCCACTGAAAATGGATGTCACCAAAATGAATATGGGTGATGTTATCACTATCAATACCGCTAAAGGCGAGGTGACCAACGAGGCTGGCGAAGTTATTTCTACCTTTGAAATTAAACCTGTAACGGTTCCTGACGAGTTCCGTGCCGGTGGTCGTATTCCCTTGATTATTGGTCGCTCTTTAACTGATCAGGCGCGTGAAGCTCTGGGGATGAGTGCTTCTGAAATTTTTGTCCCTGCTGAAAACCCAACTCCGAAAGCAAACCAAGGGTACACTCAGGCGCAGAAGATGGTCGGCCGCGCTTGCGGTGTTGAGGGTGTTCTACCGGGCAGTGCCTGTGAACCATTGATGACAACTGTTGGTTCCCAGGATACCACCGGGCCAATGACGGCTGATGAAATTAAAGAGCTTGCTTGTCTTAAGTTTAAATCGCCGATGTTTATGCAATCATTCTGTCATACTGCCGCGTATCCAAAGCCGGCTGATGTTTTGATGCACAATACTTTACCTAAATTTATCTCAGATCGTGCAGGTGTTCCTCTGAATCCGGGTGATGGTGTTATCCATAGCTGGCTCAACCGTCTGTTGGTTCCGGACACTGTCGGTACCGGCGGTGATTCACACACTCGCTTTCCAATTGGTATCAGTTTTCCTGCAGGTTCCGGTTTGATTGCTTTTGCCGGAGCTCTGGGGTTTATGCCTCTGGATATGCCGGAGTCTGTTCTGGTTCGCTTTAAAGGTGAGTTCAATGAAGGCATTACATTGCGTGATGCTGTTAATGCGATCCCTCTCTGGGCCATCAAGCAGGGTTTGATGACGGTTCCTAAAAAGAATAAAATCAATATCTTTAATGGCAAAATTCTGGAAATGGAAGGGTTACCGAACCTTTCTGTTGAACAAGCTTTTGAGTTGACAGATGCTGCTGCCGAGCGTTCTGCTGCCGCAGGTTGTATCAAGCTTTCCGAAGAGAGCGTTTGTACTTATCTGCGTTCAAATGTTGCTTTAATGGAAAAAATGATTGCAGACGGTTACCAGGATGCTCAAACCTTGCGCAATCGTATCGATGCCGTCAATGAGTGGATGAAAGACCCAAAATTGATTGAAGCAGATGCAAATGCTGAATATGCTGCGGTCATAGAAATCGATCTGGCTGAAATCACGGAACCAATTCTGGCGTGCCCGAATGATCCAGATGATGTAAAAGTGCTGTCTGAAATCCAGGGAACCGAAATCAAGGATATTTTTATCGGCTCCTGTATGACCAATATCGGTCATTTCCGTGCTGCCGCAAAAATCTGGGAAGGGCACAAATTTAACCCGAATGATCGCATTTGGATCTGTCCTCCGACCCGTATGGATCAGTCTAAATTGAAGAGCGAATCATACTTTGCTATTTTCAACCAGGTCGGTGCTCGGATTGAAACTCCAGGTTGTTCTCTGTGTATGGGGAATCAAGCACGGGTTCCCGATGGTGTTAATATGTATTCTACCTCGACTCGTAACTTTGATGATCGTATTGGAAACGGTGCCCAAGTTTATCTGGGCAGTGCTGAGTTAGGTGCGGTTACGGCGCTGAAAGGCCAATTGCCAACTCCCGCAGAATACCTTGCAACCTATAAAGAGAAAATTGCACCCGTTAAAGACGAGGTATACGATTACCTCCAGTTTGATGATTTGGGCGATTTCGATGCTGTGTATAAGCGGTGCGATATTTAA
- a CDS encoding DedA family protein, protein MQQFIEFLPDGTAYLAIFFLISFSESLPMIGLLIPGSSLVVLAGFLILHGKCSFILLSTVTIAGALLGDLLSFWLGFYYGSKLLKLRSFQKHYSLVKRSELFFVDHGGKSIFFARFLGPIRGITPFIAGLSGLPGKPFCGYALFSAVLWGICYPGIGYLGGSSWQQAQSLSAKFGLTILGLLFITALNVWIRRNFKKN, encoded by the coding sequence TTGCAACAATTTATTGAATTTTTACCTGATGGAACTGCTTACCTTGCAATTTTTTTTCTGATCTCTTTTAGCGAATCCTTACCCATGATTGGATTGCTGATCCCTGGCAGCTCGCTGGTCGTCCTCGCAGGATTTCTCATTTTACACGGGAAATGTTCCTTCATATTACTGTCTACGGTGACAATAGCTGGGGCGTTATTAGGCGATCTTCTCAGTTTTTGGCTGGGATTTTATTACGGGAGCAAACTTCTTAAATTAAGGAGTTTTCAAAAACATTACAGTCTGGTTAAACGATCTGAGCTTTTTTTCGTTGATCATGGCGGTAAAAGTATCTTTTTTGCTAGATTCCTCGGTCCAATTCGCGGCATAACGCCTTTTATTGCTGGTCTCTCAGGCCTTCCCGGAAAGCCATTTTGCGGCTATGCGCTCTTCAGCGCTGTTTTATGGGGAATCTGTTATCCAGGAATTGGCTACTTGGGGGGAAGTAGTTGGCAACAGGCTCAAAGTTTGTCAGCCAAGTTCGGACTGACAATTTTGGGATTATTGTTTATTACTGCTCTCAATGTCTGGATTCGGCGTAATTTCAAAAAAAATTAA
- a CDS encoding HD domain-containing protein, with the protein MKKSCHPISIINKYYSKNLQARKILLDHSRLVTRKALSIGRYLQNLGATVDVKFLAEAAMLHDIGMIMTDTPDLHCHGTGDYLQHGIRGKEILEAEGLFKHARVCERHIGIGLTAQEISKKKLPLPVLDMCPETLEEQIICYADLFYSKGIKNRNREKTREEVRDKLAKYGKGKVKIFDQWCKKFEPT; encoded by the coding sequence ATGAAAAAATCCTGCCACCCTATTTCAATTATTAACAAATACTATTCAAAAAACCTGCAAGCACGGAAAATTCTTCTGGATCATAGTCGCCTTGTTACCCGGAAAGCCTTAAGCATAGGACGCTATCTGCAAAATCTGGGTGCAACTGTTGATGTAAAATTTCTGGCTGAAGCGGCAATGTTGCATGATATCGGCATGATCATGACAGACACCCCAGATCTGCATTGTCATGGCACAGGAGACTATTTACAGCATGGGATCCGGGGGAAAGAAATCCTCGAAGCAGAAGGGTTATTCAAACATGCGAGAGTTTGTGAACGACATATTGGGATTGGGTTAACAGCTCAGGAAATCAGCAAAAAAAAACTCCCTCTGCCCGTTCTCGATATGTGCCCGGAGACTCTGGAAGAACAGATTATCTGCTACGCGGATTTATTCTATTCCAAAGGAATTAAAAATCGCAACCGGGAGAAAACTCGTGAAGAGGTTCGTGATAAACTTGCTAAGTATGGCAAGGGCAAAGTGAAAATTTTTGATCAATGGTGTAAAAAATTTGAGCCAACTTAG
- a CDS encoding ferredoxin has translation MPRTPYLDQSECIGCETCTRICPKVFKMVSEHLAGIHNPTGDTEEKIEEAMDNCPVACINWED, from the coding sequence ATGCCCAGAACTCCCTACCTGGACCAAAGTGAATGCATCGGCTGTGAAACCTGTACCCGTATCTGCCCCAAAGTGTTTAAGATGGTATCTGAACATTTGGCCGGAATTCATAACCCAACCGGCGACACGGAAGAAAAAATAGAAGAAGCGATGGATAACTGTCCGGTTGCCTGTATTAACTGGGAAGATTAA
- a CDS encoding ATP-binding protein, with the protein MIKTVGLRTEILITLTLLLGAALLLGGIMMLRLMEKSLLEERVGQLESLSNILAQSLVMNANDMSLLTRLPDNLNYVNWRVYDEDLNTINSYVAEGISPFSSSRRQMAKLSADPQRKVHFPTLLNLFDQSEPFVHFLLPLRADKRFYGLLELSFSLADIRSNLSKSQQLIVIYVVLYGAVLILAGYYLLQRNIVNPARNLLKATEEVSCGNLETRLPTAGPTEIRQLAVAYNHMVEALQTSRGETELHIASLEEINRELQRARAELIRSEKMASVGQLAAGLAHELGNPLAALIGYLEILKQKIETGSEKDIIERSLVETNRIDFLVRELLDFSRPTDAAQVESVDLVFALNSSVQLLKNQGALADIEIIDNLPETLPPISIDPNKLQQVLINLLLNAAQACAKKGKITLSSGVDEASVWLGIRDNGCGIVAADLNKIFDPFFTTKSPGEGTGLGLAICQRIIEEIGGTIDVESSVGEGSLFKIIFPKTP; encoded by the coding sequence TTGATAAAAACAGTTGGCTTGAGGACCGAAATTCTGATTACTCTGACACTTTTGTTGGGGGCCGCATTATTGCTGGGTGGGATCATGATGCTGCGCTTAATGGAGAAAAGTTTGTTGGAAGAGCGTGTAGGCCAGCTGGAATCACTGTCGAATATTTTAGCTCAATCATTGGTCATGAATGCTAATGATATGAGTCTTCTCACCCGATTGCCGGATAATCTTAACTATGTTAATTGGCGGGTCTATGATGAAGATCTCAATACTATAAACTCTTATGTTGCTGAAGGGATATCACCATTTTCTTCTTCCAGGCGGCAGATGGCAAAATTGTCGGCTGATCCGCAGCGGAAGGTACATTTTCCAACACTGCTGAACCTTTTTGACCAATCAGAACCATTTGTCCATTTTCTTCTTCCGTTAAGGGCTGATAAGCGTTTTTACGGGTTGTTGGAATTATCTTTTTCCCTTGCAGATATCCGTTCTAATCTTTCGAAATCTCAGCAACTTATAGTCATCTATGTTGTCCTATATGGTGCGGTTTTGATTCTGGCCGGATACTATTTATTACAACGTAATATTGTTAATCCTGCCCGTAATCTACTCAAAGCAACTGAGGAAGTCAGTTGTGGAAACCTGGAGACCCGTTTGCCAACTGCCGGACCAACTGAGATCAGACAATTGGCCGTTGCATATAATCACATGGTTGAAGCTCTGCAAACGAGTCGTGGTGAGACGGAACTACATATTGCATCACTGGAAGAGATCAACCGGGAATTACAGCGTGCACGTGCTGAACTGATTCGCAGTGAAAAGATGGCCTCGGTCGGCCAGCTAGCTGCTGGGCTGGCGCATGAATTGGGGAACCCTCTCGCGGCTTTAATTGGTTATCTTGAAATTTTGAAACAGAAAATTGAAACTGGTTCTGAAAAAGATATTATCGAACGTTCACTTGTTGAAACCAATCGCATTGATTTTCTGGTAAGAGAACTGCTGGATTTTTCCCGACCGACTGATGCTGCACAGGTGGAATCCGTTGATCTGGTTTTTGCCTTGAACTCTTCTGTTCAATTGTTAAAAAACCAAGGCGCTTTGGCAGATATTGAAATCATTGATAATTTACCAGAGACTTTGCCTCCTATCAGCATAGATCCTAATAAATTGCAGCAGGTTTTGATCAACCTGTTGCTGAATGCCGCTCAGGCTTGCGCCAAAAAGGGTAAAATAACTCTTTCTTCCGGGGTTGATGAAGCTTCTGTCTGGTTGGGGATTAGAGATAATGGTTGTGGCATTGTTGCTGCAGACCTCAACAAAATATTTGATCCTTTCTTTACCACGAAATCACCAGGTGAGGGGACAGGACTCGGTTTGGCGATCTGCCAGAGGATAATTGAGGAGATCGGTGGAACAATTGATGTAGAATCTTCCGTGGGGGAGGGGAGTCTGTTTAAGATTATTTTTCCAAAAACTCCATGA
- a CDS encoding GspH/FimT family pseudopilin, translating into MMKSSRGFTLLEVIVVVAIIGIMSAIAIPAINSWAPNYRLKSAARELYSNMQKAKGAAVKTNTTVTMTFTAGTGVPCEGGGYIFADANGNNIAEVTVDKGVCISSGGFPSGFSPTGTASGATGTVSVSHVNLSKIYTLTQTIAGALSLK; encoded by the coding sequence ATGATGAAAAGCTCAAGAGGTTTTACACTTTTAGAAGTTATTGTTGTTGTTGCTATCATCGGTATTATGTCCGCTATTGCAATCCCGGCTATCAATAGTTGGGCGCCAAATTATCGGCTGAAGAGCGCTGCTCGGGAGTTGTATTCGAATATGCAGAAGGCCAAAGGTGCAGCAGTGAAAACCAATACAACGGTGACGATGACGTTTACTGCAGGAACCGGCGTTCCATGTGAAGGGGGCGGATACATTTTTGCAGATGCCAATGGGAATAATATTGCTGAAGTGACAGTTGATAAAGGAGTGTGTATCTCTTCAGGTGGATTCCCTTCTGGTTTTAGTCCCACAGGAACAGCATCGGGCGCTACGGGAACTGTGTCTGTCTCTCATGTTAACTTAAGTAAAATCTATACGTTGACACAAACAATTGCTGGGGCTCTATCTTTAAAATAG
- a CDS encoding prepilin-type N-terminal cleavage/methylation domain-containing protein — protein sequence MNSKNNNIGFTLVELIVAVAISGVIMTGIYSAFKTQQDSYLVQEQVAEVQQNIRASIDYMMRDLRMAGFDPTQSGNFSITDVRSRDLDNVLDVGGNPAITFTVDLNEDGTLDLNETISYSLYEYPVSTPADSDGISDLSLTQGGGGRQLLGESIIAMGLAYSYVGAGGDVVTDAGGNVIWAIDSDNDNDLDRDLDTNNDGVIDIADNPLGTALATDIDIENIVAIKIWLLAQTKARNQYFTENRTFVVANQRITPNDNNRHRLMETTVQCRNMGL from the coding sequence ATGAATAGTAAAAATAATAATATTGGATTTACCCTTGTTGAATTAATTGTCGCTGTGGCTATTTCTGGGGTCATTATGACCGGTATATACTCTGCATTCAAAACGCAACAGGATAGTTATCTGGTGCAGGAGCAGGTGGCTGAAGTACAACAGAACATTAGAGCCAGTATCGATTATATGATGAGAGATCTACGCATGGCAGGGTTTGATCCGACGCAATCAGGTAATTTCAGTATTACCGATGTTCGCTCGCGTGATCTGGATAATGTCCTAGATGTGGGGGGGAACCCGGCAATAACTTTTACCGTAGATTTAAATGAAGATGGAACTTTGGATTTAAACGAAACAATTTCATATTCTTTGTATGAATATCCCGTATCAACTCCGGCTGACAGTGACGGTATTAGTGATTTGTCACTGACTCAAGGAGGTGGAGGCCGACAATTATTGGGTGAAAGCATTATTGCTATGGGTTTAGCTTATTCTTATGTTGGTGCAGGTGGTGATGTCGTTACCGATGCCGGAGGTAATGTTATCTGGGCGATTGATTCGGATAATGACAATGATCTTGATAGGGATTTAGATACAAATAATGACGGAGTGATTGATATTGCGGATAATCCACTTGGGACCGCACTTGCGACAGACATTGATATTGAGAATATTGTCGCGATTAAAATATGGTTGTTGGCTCAAACCAAAGCGCGAAATCAATATTTTACAGAAAATCGGACTTTTGTTGTTGCTAACCAGCGAATTACTCCAAATGACAACAACAGGCATCGGTTGATGGAAACAACTGTACAATGCCGAAATATGGGGTTGTGA
- a CDS encoding prepilin-type N-terminal cleavage/methylation domain-containing protein has translation MTSTCENQNGFTLVELLIALTIFAVGILGVASMQLTSITGNGKANRVTEASTLVADQIETFLSLDYDDAALDDTDADGTNQDADSDGDDDDGGNFGLDDVTVASADGNAMSIDGNYQLFWNIAVDFPAAGMKTVNVIVDPPGAGRNVSMSIVKVD, from the coding sequence ATGACATCTACTTGTGAGAATCAGAATGGCTTTACTCTTGTTGAACTCTTGATTGCACTGACTATTTTTGCCGTTGGTATCTTAGGCGTTGCTTCAATGCAGTTGACGTCTATAACGGGTAATGGCAAGGCTAATAGAGTGACCGAGGCGAGTACTTTGGTTGCTGACCAAATCGAAACATTCTTGTCTCTTGATTATGATGATGCTGCTTTAGATGATACTGATGCTGATGGCACAAACCAGGATGCTGATTCTGATGGAGACGATGATGATGGCGGCAACTTTGGGCTGGATGATGTCACTGTCGCCTCTGCTGACGGTAATGCCATGTCGATAGATGGAAACTACCAGCTTTTTTGGAACATTGCTGTCGATTTTCCTGCCGCAGGCATGAAGACAGTTAATGTTATCGTTGATCCTCCTGGTGCGGGTCGGAATGTTTCTATGTCGATTGTAAAGGTGGATTGA
- a CDS encoding pilus assembly PilX N-terminal domain-containing protein, which translates to MNNSKDMKIIRKKTVNNEQGFVLISALMMLVILLVIGIAATNTTTIELQISGNDKAAKQNFYAAESSAYEGYGVLKNVKDEILSGAAPPFVQVTASSRDVDIETFRDDQRNELISGIRDGTTWIAEGEVNENSADGALDNTSYRSIDMGASQGSSLSLNNSTGGVVHTYVVVGRYDEATGGRRGEAMIEIGLRIK; encoded by the coding sequence ATGAACAATTCAAAAGACATGAAGATAATAAGAAAAAAGACTGTCAATAACGAGCAGGGATTTGTTTTGATTTCTGCTCTGATGATGCTTGTGATTCTTCTGGTTATTGGCATTGCTGCGACAAATACTACAACAATTGAGCTTCAGATCTCTGGGAATGACAAAGCGGCCAAACAAAATTTTTATGCAGCAGAATCTTCAGCTTATGAGGGTTACGGGGTGCTGAAAAACGTTAAAGATGAAATTTTAAGTGGGGCTGCTCCCCCTTTTGTACAAGTTACGGCATCGAGTCGAGATGTTGACATAGAAACATTTCGTGACGATCAGCGGAATGAGCTGATTAGTGGCATAAGAGATGGAACAACCTGGATTGCAGAGGGTGAAGTCAATGAAAATAGCGCGGACGGCGCGCTTGATAATACCAGTTATCGATCTATAGATATGGGTGCCAGTCAGGGTTCAAGTCTTTCACTTAATAATTCTACCGGGGGCGTCGTTCACACCTATGTTGTTGTCGGTCGATACGACGAGGCAACTGGTGGTCGTCGTGGTGAAGCTATGATTGAAATAGGCTTGCGCATTAAATAA